Proteins encoded together in one Candidatus Kaiserbacteria bacterium window:
- the rpsB gene encoding 30S ribosomal protein S2, with translation MSENTIIKTLFEVGAHFGYTRARRSPSIAPFIFGQKNKNDIFDLELTAEKLEEAKKKASEIAAKGKQILFVAGKNEARFIMRRGAEKADEPFVCSRWIGGTLTNFKEIGKRVKRLETLREDKDKGNLDKYTKKERLLMDREIEDLNETFGGIVSMKELPSALFVVDPRYDDIAVREAYAKGVPVIALANSDCDLTMIASPIPANDATEKSITYFVSEIVSAIEEGKKAKAAAKPAESAKPAATKEK, from the coding sequence ATGTCAGAAAACACTATAATAAAGACACTATTTGAAGTAGGTGCACACTTTGGATATACGCGAGCACGTCGCAGTCCATCTATTGCGCCATTTATTTTTGGACAGAAAAATAAGAACGATATTTTCGATCTTGAACTTACTGCAGAAAAACTAGAAGAAGCAAAGAAGAAAGCATCTGAAATTGCTGCCAAGGGAAAGCAGATCCTTTTTGTTGCAGGAAAAAATGAGGCACGTTTCATTATGCGTCGTGGTGCAGAAAAGGCAGATGAACCTTTTGTATGTAGTCGATGGATTGGTGGAACACTCACGAACTTCAAGGAAATCGGAAAGCGAGTAAAGCGTCTTGAGACGCTTCGAGAAGATAAAGATAAAGGAAACCTTGATAAGTACACAAAGAAAGAGCGGTTGCTTATGGATCGCGAAATTGAAGATCTCAATGAAACATTTGGTGGTATCGTATCAATGAAAGAACTCCCTAGCGCACTGTTTGTTGTAGACCCTCGTTACGATGATATCGCAGTACGCGAAGCATATGCAAAAGGAGTGCCTGTTATTGCTCTTGCCAACTCTGACTGTGACCTTACAATGATTGCAAGTCCAATTCCTGCAAACGATGCAACAGAAAAGAGTATTACGTATTTCGTATCTGAAATTGTATCTGCAATTGAGGAAGGAAAGAAAGCAAAAGCTGCTGCAAAGCCAGCAGAATCTGCAAAGCCAGCAGCAACAAAAGAGAAATAG
- a CDS encoding type IIA DNA topoisomerase subunit B produces the protein MAVKKAAEKKAPAKKGSYGADDITVLEGLEAVRRRPGMYIGTTGIDGLHHLIWEIFDNSRDEAMGGFADDVEVALLPGNRIRVVDNGRGIPVDIHKKTKVSALETIMTTLHAGGKFGGEGYKFSGGLHGVGVSVVNALSTHVRAEVHREGASHVQEYKNGGKPVGKIKKIGPSKLKGTIITFDADPSIFPEIRYDWKTIVEHLRQQAYLVRGMRLTIIDAREYEGALDDTKTFYLRDHMLDVPSMTFYFEGGLTSLVAFQNRHQKELHKKIFYIEREQDDVHVEVALQYVDDISARVSAFANNIYNPEGGTHITGFKTALTRSLNSYVKKANLKGVDEGFTGDDVLEGLTAVVSVKMEEIQFEGQTKAKLGSVEARGAVESVFSAAFVDFLEENPNEAKAIIMKAVLAMKARKAAKAAKDSVLRKGALEGMTLPGKLSDCQTKSAEEAEIFIVEGDSAGGSSKQGRDRRTQAILPLRGKILNVERARLDKMLANNEIKSLVIALGAAIGDTFDVTKLRYHKIIIATDADVDGAHIRTLLLTLFYRYFKPVVEGGYLYIAQPPLYKIKKGKQVDYAYTEEEKKEFAGDAAVEEDIELDVDAAEPEVDEVEETKKRTAKVSVQRYKGLGEMNPEELWETTMDPERRLLKQVTIEDGQEADRVFDTLMGTDVASRKAFIQAHAREATLDL, from the coding sequence ATGGCAGTTAAAAAAGCAGCAGAAAAGAAAGCCCCAGCGAAGAAAGGTAGCTACGGAGCAGATGACATTACAGTTTTAGAAGGGCTTGAAGCTGTTCGACGACGTCCTGGTATGTACATCGGTACCACTGGTATTGATGGGCTTCACCACCTTATTTGGGAAATTTTCGACAACTCACGTGATGAAGCGATGGGTGGGTTTGCTGATGATGTTGAGGTAGCGCTACTACCAGGTAATCGTATTCGTGTTGTCGACAACGGACGTGGTATTCCTGTGGACATACATAAGAAGACAAAAGTTTCAGCTCTTGAAACTATTATGACTACACTTCACGCTGGAGGAAAATTTGGTGGTGAAGGGTACAAATTCTCTGGTGGTTTGCACGGGGTTGGTGTTTCTGTTGTGAACGCACTTTCAACACATGTTCGTGCGGAAGTTCACCGCGAAGGCGCTTCACACGTACAGGAGTACAAAAATGGTGGTAAACCAGTTGGCAAAATAAAGAAGATTGGCCCTTCAAAATTAAAGGGAACCATTATTACGTTCGATGCAGACCCATCTATATTTCCTGAAATTAGATACGACTGGAAAACTATCGTTGAGCATTTGCGACAACAAGCATATTTGGTTCGTGGCATGCGCCTGACTATTATCGATGCTCGTGAGTACGAAGGAGCACTAGATGATACAAAGACATTTTATCTCCGCGACCACATGCTCGATGTTCCATCGATGACGTTCTACTTTGAGGGAGGACTTACGAGTTTGGTGGCGTTTCAAAATCGTCATCAAAAAGAATTACACAAAAAGATTTTCTATATCGAACGAGAGCAAGACGATGTGCATGTTGAGGTCGCGCTGCAATACGTAGATGATATTTCTGCTCGGGTGTCTGCTTTTGCAAACAATATATACAATCCAGAAGGAGGAACACACATTACCGGTTTTAAAACAGCTCTCACACGATCTCTTAACAGTTACGTAAAGAAGGCTAACCTCAAGGGTGTTGACGAAGGATTTACTGGAGACGATGTGCTTGAGGGGCTTACTGCTGTTGTGTCTGTGAAAATGGAGGAGATTCAGTTCGAAGGACAAACAAAAGCAAAATTAGGAAGTGTTGAAGCTCGTGGAGCTGTAGAGTCTGTATTCTCGGCAGCTTTTGTTGATTTCTTAGAAGAGAATCCAAATGAGGCAAAAGCAATAATTATGAAGGCAGTTCTTGCCATGAAAGCACGAAAAGCCGCTAAAGCCGCTAAAGATTCTGTATTACGAAAGGGAGCTCTTGAAGGAATGACACTGCCCGGAAAACTTTCTGACTGCCAGACAAAGTCAGCAGAGGAGGCAGAAATTTTCATTGTTGAGGGAGATTCGGCTGGTGGTTCGAGTAAGCAAGGGCGCGATCGTCGTACACAAGCTATTCTTCCGCTAAGAGGAAAAATCTTGAACGTTGAACGAGCACGGCTTGATAAGATGCTCGCAAATAATGAAATTAAGTCACTTGTTATCGCACTTGGAGCTGCTATCGGCGATACGTTTGATGTTACAAAATTGCGATACCATAAGATTATTATTGCTACTGACGCCGATGTCGATGGTGCACACATTCGAACATTGCTCTTAACGTTATTCTATCGGTACTTTAAGCCTGTTGTAGAAGGAGGATACCTTTATATTGCACAGCCACCATTGTATAAAATCAAAAAAGGAAAGCAGGTAGATTATGCATACACAGAAGAAGAAAAGAAGGAATTTGCCGGAGACGCCGCGGTAGAGGAAGACATTGAGCTTGATGTTGATGCCGCTGAGCCCGAGGTAGATGAGGTAGAAGAAACAAAAAAACGAACAGCCAAAGTTTCTGTGCAACGATACAAAGGACTTGGAGAAATGAACCCAGAAGAATTATGGGAAACAACTATGGATCCAGAACGTCGCTTATTAAAGCAGGTAACTATCGAGGATGGACAGGAAGCTGACCGAGTATTTGATACTTTGATGGGAACTGATGTTGCATCGCGAAAAGCGTTTATTCAGGCTCATGCACGAGAGGCGACACTCGATTTGTAA
- the tsf gene encoding elongation factor Ts (EF-Ts; functions during elongation stage of protein translation; forms a dimer; associates with EF-Tu-GDP complex and promotes exchange of GDP to GTP resulting in regeneration of the active form of EF-Tu) translates to MSSTELIKQLRDETGVSIMQCKRALEEAGDDIEKAKVALRKISAQVAAKKADRELAAGTVQAYIHAGNSVAGVVILACETDFVAKNEEFVKIAYDVAMHVAATAPEFVSREQVTEDAVAAARAVFEEEAADKPEEMRAKIVKGKIDSFLKEKVLLEQPFVKNPDTTIQGILDEATQKFGERVEIAEISRFSV, encoded by the coding sequence ATGTCATCTACTGAACTTATCAAACAACTTCGCGACGAGACTGGAGTTTCAATTATGCAATGTAAGCGTGCGCTCGAAGAAGCGGGTGACGATATAGAGAAAGCAAAGGTTGCTCTCCGTAAAATTAGTGCACAAGTTGCTGCTAAAAAAGCAGATCGTGAATTAGCTGCAGGTACTGTGCAAGCATATATTCACGCAGGTAACTCAGTTGCTGGTGTTGTAATTCTCGCGTGCGAAACTGATTTTGTTGCTAAGAATGAGGAGTTCGTAAAAATAGCGTATGATGTTGCTATGCACGTTGCCGCAACGGCTCCTGAGTTTGTATCTCGCGAACAAGTTACTGAGGACGCAGTAGCAGCAGCACGTGCTGTGTTTGAAGAAGAGGCAGCAGACAAACCAGAAGAAATGCGTGCAAAGATTGTTAAAGGGAAGATTGATTCATTCTTGAAAGAGAAGGTATTGCTTGAGCAACCGTTTGTAAAGAACCCCGACACAACAATTCAAGGAATTCTTGATGAAGCAACACAGAAGTTTGGAGAACGTGTTGAAATAGCCGAGATCTCACGATTCTCGGTATAG
- the pheS gene encoding phenylalanine--tRNA ligase subunit alpha: MTAKEKEHYIHPLTSAIREIVSIFSELDFEVASGPELETEHYNFDALNVAKDHPARDMQDTFWVDDNHVLRTHDTSVTARKLEENNGEMRFVSCGKAYRNEATDMTHEAQFYQVDAFAVGKDITLAHLKGTLETFFGKFLGGSVEVRFRPGFFPFVEPGVEVDMRLTGDTVPARLKGKWIEILGAGMLHPNVLKAGGIDPEEYQGWAFGGGIERLCMLKWGIDDVRLFHSGDLRFIQQFKSSK, from the coding sequence ATGACAGCCAAGGAGAAGGAGCACTACATACACCCGCTCACGAGTGCTATTCGTGAAATTGTTTCTATTTTCTCAGAGCTTGATTTCGAAGTTGCATCAGGTCCTGAACTTGAAACAGAACACTACAACTTTGACGCTCTTAACGTTGCTAAAGATCATCCAGCACGCGATATGCAAGACACATTCTGGGTTGATGATAATCACGTTCTTCGCACCCACGATACTTCAGTGACTGCACGAAAGCTCGAGGAAAATAATGGAGAAATGCGTTTTGTATCGTGTGGGAAAGCATACCGTAACGAAGCAACAGACATGACTCACGAAGCGCAATTTTATCAGGTAGACGCTTTTGCTGTTGGTAAAGATATAACACTGGCTCATTTAAAAGGAACACTCGAGACATTCTTTGGTAAATTTTTAGGCGGTTCTGTTGAGGTGCGTTTTCGTCCTGGTTTTTTCCCTTTTGTAGAACCTGGTGTTGAAGTTGATATGCGATTAACGGGAGATACGGTACCAGCGCGACTAAAGGGTAAGTGGATAGAGATACTTGGTGCTGGCATGTTGCACCCGAATGTGTTGAAAGCTGGTGGTATTGACCCTGAAGAATACCAAGGATGGGCGTTTGGCGGTGGTATCGAGAGACTGTGTATGTTGAAGTGGGGAATTGATGATGTGCGGTTATTCCATTCGGGAGATTTACGTTTTATCCAGCAATTTAAGTCAAGCAAATAG
- a CDS encoding glycosyltransferase — protein sequence MDITQIVMYIVLFLSLYFEVFLLITFFERSESKEHNTLVDEDSLPTVAVIVPCFNEETTVAGTLRSLLALSYPSQKLQIIAVNDGSTDGTREVLEAFRDHEQIQILNKENGGKHTAMNAALAHTQADVLGCLDADSFVEPDALIQIIRHFEDSEVAAVTPSIKVYEARGLIQTLQKAEYGLAIFVRNVFARMDSLFITPGPFSFFRRSVINEVGPWQHGHSTEDLEMCLRLQRLHKKVTNEPNAIVYTKTPKTLPELFKQRLRWTYGFLRNAVDYQKLFLNPKYGTLGMLVLPMSLFSLFGAVFLFSALIWNVLVLFAREFVRFQTVGLTAPTIQFDMFFINTSSILTITIALVVLTLVLMGLGKRLARDSYISLDMPIYLVLYGFITPLWLTAALYKAIANTGVRWR from the coding sequence ATGGACATAACACAAATAGTGATGTACATCGTACTATTTCTATCTCTCTATTTTGAGGTGTTTTTGCTTATAACGTTCTTTGAACGTTCTGAGTCAAAAGAACACAACACCCTCGTTGACGAAGACTCACTTCCGACAGTCGCGGTTATCGTTCCTTGTTTTAATGAAGAAACTACCGTCGCCGGAACACTTCGCTCACTCCTTGCTCTGTCGTACCCATCTCAAAAACTTCAAATCATTGCAGTAAATGATGGATCAACCGATGGAACTAGAGAAGTTCTTGAGGCATTTAGAGATCACGAACAAATACAGATTTTAAATAAAGAAAACGGTGGGAAACACACGGCAATGAATGCTGCACTTGCGCACACCCAAGCGGATGTTCTTGGCTGCCTTGATGCCGACTCATTTGTTGAACCTGATGCACTCATACAAATAATACGTCACTTTGAAGATTCTGAAGTTGCAGCAGTAACCCCAAGTATTAAAGTATATGAGGCACGGGGTCTTATACAAACACTCCAAAAAGCAGAGTACGGTCTTGCTATCTTTGTGCGTAATGTCTTTGCGCGTATGGATTCCCTCTTCATAACACCCGGACCTTTTTCATTCTTCCGTCGAAGCGTTATAAATGAAGTAGGGCCATGGCAACATGGCCACAGTACCGAAGATTTAGAAATGTGCTTACGATTGCAACGATTACACAAGAAAGTAACGAATGAACCAAACGCTATCGTATACACCAAAACACCTAAAACGCTTCCAGAACTCTTTAAGCAACGATTGCGATGGACATATGGATTCCTTCGAAATGCTGTTGATTATCAAAAGCTATTCTTGAATCCAAAATACGGAACGCTTGGTATGTTGGTCTTACCAATGAGTCTGTTCTCTCTTTTCGGCGCAGTTTTCCTTTTTTCAGCGCTCATTTGGAACGTTCTTGTATTATTTGCACGAGAATTTGTCCGCTTCCAAACTGTTGGCCTCACTGCCCCAACGATACAGTTTGATATGTTCTTCATAAATACTAGCTCAATACTGACAATAACTATCGCACTGGTGGTGCTAACACTTGTACTTATGGGTCTAGGTAAGCGTCTAGCCCGTGATTCGTACATATCGCTCGATATGCCTATCTATTTGGTTCTGTATGGCTTCATAACGCCACTGTGGCTCACAGCTGCACTCTACAAGGCAATTGCCAACACAGGCGTGCGATGGCGTTAA
- a CDS encoding sortase, producing the protein MEYKPDYNSQTIAATLFKPKILWALAIAWLALVIIGSIITVSAANTGLNDREVEALLSENERLALATNVAYNETNRAQALENNAITVFPDRLVVPSLGIDLPISNPQTRDIQALDEELKTAAVRYPDSAKLGEQGGNVLLFGHSSRLPIVRNQLFKAFNDIEKLSEGNIIQAHSGTDVYSYRVSRVYQANATDDKIALDVEGHRLTLLTCDSFGAKSDRWVVEAEFLGKNI; encoded by the coding sequence ATGGAATACAAGCCTGATTACAATTCACAGACAATAGCCGCGACACTTTTCAAACCCAAAATACTTTGGGCTCTTGCTATTGCGTGGCTCGCATTGGTTATAATTGGTTCTATTATTACGGTGAGTGCAGCAAATACTGGGCTCAATGATAGAGAGGTTGAGGCGCTGCTTTCTGAAAACGAGCGCCTCGCTCTTGCAACAAATGTTGCCTACAATGAGACAAACAGGGCACAAGCATTAGAAAATAATGCTATTACAGTATTTCCTGATCGCCTCGTAGTTCCTAGTTTGGGTATTGACTTACCTATTTCTAACCCACAAACAAGGGATATTCAAGCGCTCGACGAAGAACTTAAGACAGCAGCGGTGCGTTATCCTGACTCAGCAAAGCTAGGAGAGCAAGGAGGTAATGTGCTTCTTTTTGGACACTCAAGTCGTTTGCCGATTGTGCGAAACCAACTCTTTAAGGCGTTTAATGATATTGAAAAACTAAGTGAAGGAAACATTATTCAGGCACATTCTGGTACTGACGTCTACAGTTATCGTGTAAGTCGTGTGTATCAGGCAAATGCAACAGACGATAAGATTGCACTTGACGTTGAAGGGCACCGTCTTACGCTACTTACCTGTGATTCCTTTGGAGCAAAGAGCGACCGGTGGGTAGTTGAAGCGGAGTTTCTCGGAAAAAACATCTAG
- the thrS gene encoding threonine--tRNA ligase, producing the protein MSEENIERDHKKLGKQLDLFTFSNSVGKGLPLFTQRGTAMRRVLERFIVDEEIRRGYQHVHTPDIAKLDLYKKSGHYPHYKDSMYAPIVVDDEEFMLRPMTCPHHFELYLARPHSYRELPIRMAELAGLYRYEQSGELMGLQRVRTFCLSDAHIICKDEEQAIDEISDALDLIEYVSGVFGLEIGKDYWYRLSLGNRNDTEKYYDNPEAWEKSEDLMRELMKKRGSEFVEADDEAAFYGPKIDVQMKNANGKEDTAFTVQYDFCMPDRFDLTYIGDDGKKKRAFVVHRSSVGAIERIMAFLIEHYAGSFPTWLAPEQVRVLAVSDLHIEYAKQVHQELKNAGIRAELDVSKDKLGKKTHKVTQLKVPYTIIIGDSELKDRNITLESRDDGKIGSLSVEDFVKRVKNEYPKPVQ; encoded by the coding sequence ATGTCAGAAGAAAACATAGAACGAGATCATAAAAAACTAGGCAAGCAACTTGATTTGTTTACCTTCTCAAATTCAGTCGGGAAAGGTCTACCTCTTTTTACGCAAAGAGGCACAGCAATGCGGCGAGTACTTGAAAGATTTATCGTGGACGAGGAAATCCGCCGCGGTTACCAACATGTACACACTCCTGATATAGCAAAACTCGACTTATACAAGAAATCAGGGCATTACCCTCACTACAAAGACTCTATGTACGCACCTATAGTAGTTGATGACGAGGAATTCATGCTCCGACCAATGACATGCCCTCATCATTTTGAACTCTACCTTGCGCGCCCACATAGTTATCGTGAGCTTCCAATTCGTATGGCGGAACTAGCGGGACTCTATCGCTACGAACAATCCGGAGAACTCATGGGGCTCCAACGGGTTCGTACTTTTTGCCTTTCTGACGCACATATAATTTGTAAAGATGAAGAACAAGCAATCGATGAAATTAGTGACGCACTCGATCTTATCGAATATGTATCAGGTGTATTCGGACTAGAGATTGGTAAAGATTACTGGTATCGACTCTCACTTGGCAACCGCAACGATACAGAAAAATACTACGATAACCCCGAGGCATGGGAAAAAAGCGAAGATCTTATGCGGGAACTAATGAAAAAACGTGGGAGTGAATTCGTAGAAGCAGATGACGAAGCAGCTTTCTACGGACCAAAAATTGATGTTCAAATGAAGAACGCTAATGGTAAGGAGGATACAGCGTTTACCGTGCAATACGACTTCTGTATGCCAGATCGTTTTGATCTCACCTATATCGGAGATGACGGTAAGAAAAAGCGAGCGTTCGTGGTTCATCGTTCATCAGTTGGTGCAATCGAACGGATAATGGCGTTTCTTATTGAACACTACGCGGGATCATTCCCAACATGGTTGGCTCCCGAACAAGTTCGTGTCCTCGCTGTTTCAGACTTGCATATCGAATATGCAAAGCAGGTGCATCAGGAATTAAAGAATGCTGGCATTCGTGCTGAACTTGATGTATCGAAAGATAAATTAGGGAAGAAGACTCATAAAGTTACACAACTTAAAGTTCCCTACACCATTATCATTGGTGATTCTGAACTTAAAGATCGGAATATAACTCTAGAAAGTAGAGACGATGGGAAGATAGGGTCTCTTTCCGTTGAAGATTTTGTAAAGCGAGTTAAGAACGAATACCCTAAACCAGTCCAATAA
- a CDS encoding phenylalanine--tRNA ligase subunit beta, whose translation MKVSYEWLETFFDAGTLPRVAELEQLLTFHAFEIENVEEVAGTSVIDVDVLPNRAADSLSHRGVAREISALLNISMQHDPLKEEVNLTPETDSIAIELDTDASCTYYNAARITGVAVGESPQWLQKRLEAIGQKSINNVVDATNYVLFNIGQPTHVFDATKFSGTTPSIGTRHAERGEKISLLGGTEVELDETMTVIIDRASDTPLAVAGVKGGVHAEVVNETTDIIIESATFDPVQTRKTSQALKIRTDASARFENNVADELAAYGVKAVTTLILELAGGQIQGYASAGATKPTNKEVGVTASRASKLLGADITDEIMEDIFKRLAFSYTKDGDVFNVTAPFERRDIHIPEDIIEEIGRVYGYNKIESQQLPPAQKTPRINKKFAYAELIRKTLIESGVTETFLYSLRDTGEVKLVNSLASDKDHLRSNLKDGLRELLDTSEKNMPLLGLYETVSLFEIGNVFTNGAEEMHVCVAVRVTGKKKKDERTLSALVAIKERLEEVLGTTLPEPVDETLEWNLDTVLETAPELDAYPNVPTVADAVSYKPFSQYPFMLRDIAVWVPESTTEESVREVIETHASDLLQRCDMFDVFTKDGRTSYAFHLVFQSMDETLTDEKVGVIMSGIEDEMSAQNGWEIR comes from the coding sequence ATGAAAGTAAGCTACGAATGGTTAGAAACTTTTTTTGATGCTGGAACACTTCCTCGTGTTGCCGAGCTTGAACAACTACTTACATTTCATGCATTTGAAATAGAGAATGTTGAAGAAGTTGCTGGCACATCAGTTATAGATGTAGATGTTCTTCCAAACCGTGCTGCTGACTCACTTTCACACAGAGGTGTAGCACGAGAAATTTCGGCACTTTTGAATATCTCAATGCAGCATGATCCACTGAAAGAAGAAGTAAATCTAACTCCAGAAACCGATTCCATCGCGATAGAACTCGACACCGATGCATCGTGTACATATTACAATGCGGCGCGCATTACTGGTGTAGCTGTTGGGGAATCCCCACAGTGGTTACAAAAAAGACTTGAAGCAATTGGGCAGAAATCTATAAACAATGTTGTTGATGCAACTAACTACGTGCTGTTTAACATAGGGCAACCGACACATGTATTTGATGCCACTAAATTTAGCGGTACAACTCCGAGTATTGGTACGCGCCACGCTGAAAGAGGGGAGAAAATAAGCCTTTTGGGTGGAACGGAAGTAGAGTTGGACGAAACTATGACGGTAATTATTGATAGAGCTTCTGATACGCCACTTGCTGTTGCTGGCGTTAAAGGTGGAGTACATGCCGAGGTAGTGAATGAGACTACTGACATAATTATAGAGTCAGCAACATTTGACCCAGTACAAACCCGTAAAACTTCTCAGGCACTAAAAATACGAACTGATGCATCAGCACGATTTGAAAACAACGTTGCTGATGAGCTTGCAGCCTATGGTGTGAAAGCAGTTACGACACTGATTTTAGAATTAGCAGGGGGTCAAATACAAGGGTATGCGAGCGCCGGAGCTACAAAACCAACAAATAAAGAAGTTGGCGTGACAGCGAGTCGGGCATCAAAACTTCTTGGTGCGGATATTACCGATGAAATAATGGAGGACATATTTAAACGGCTAGCATTTTCCTACACTAAAGATGGTGACGTATTTAACGTGACTGCTCCATTTGAGAGACGCGATATACACATACCCGAAGATATCATTGAAGAGATTGGACGAGTGTATGGGTACAATAAAATCGAAAGCCAGCAACTTCCTCCAGCGCAGAAAACTCCTAGAATCAATAAGAAATTTGCATACGCAGAGCTTATCAGAAAAACGCTTATAGAAAGCGGGGTTACAGAAACATTTTTGTATTCTTTGCGAGATACGGGTGAAGTTAAGCTTGTTAATTCACTTGCGAGTGATAAAGACCATCTGCGGAGCAATCTGAAAGATGGCCTACGTGAACTTCTTGATACGAGTGAAAAAAATATGCCATTACTTGGTTTGTATGAAACAGTGTCTTTGTTTGAGATAGGGAACGTGTTTACTAATGGTGCGGAAGAAATGCACGTGTGCGTGGCGGTTCGAGTCACTGGAAAAAAGAAGAAAGACGAACGAACACTCAGCGCACTTGTAGCTATCAAGGAGCGCCTTGAGGAAGTCTTAGGTACAACGCTTCCAGAACCTGTTGATGAAACACTCGAGTGGAATCTCGATACAGTACTTGAAACCGCTCCTGAACTCGACGCGTATCCAAATGTGCCAACGGTAGCTGATGCTGTTTCTTACAAACCATTTAGCCAGTATCCATTTATGCTTCGCGATATCGCAGTATGGGTACCTGAATCTACAACAGAAGAAAGTGTACGAGAAGTAATTGAAACTCATGCAAGTGATTTATTGCAAAGGTGCGACATGTTTGATGTCTTTACAAAAGACGGACGGACATCGTACGCGTTTCATCTCGTATTTCAATCAATGGACGAAACGCTCACTGACGAGAAAGTAGGAGTCATTATGAGTGGTATTGAAGATGAAATGAGTGCTCAAAATGGGTGGGAAATTCGCTAA